Proteins encoded within one genomic window of Rhododendron vialii isolate Sample 1 chromosome 1a, ASM3025357v1:
- the LOC131336106 gene encoding uncharacterized protein LOC131336106 isoform X1 — MEDDHESGFSAPLSIVSLTPFSPSPRRLSTHFTKPNRPVRAARQLAWVSLQGRLVGAEEASSATTIGGGLSPGEAVAWELFSPMHRILVVAVVAVAAANSKKNRQIFQLMKSVELRDQVLLSMQQKLDNLCEQVNYFKDQPGTWEDMSFSNNVDFLFNEPIASEKVKTVACGHRLSDQHQANDQMDNSVVRRSSGDDLYKYKSRLSNVVQPDERRMSDLSDWGSSVTSCVDGKLNTLVIGQDIYNLKKECEEKDATIKELSTYLHSSEAAGSKRIAELEDIVRTKNMRITRLKKDMLVLEQKLVHLTRLRRPSFTSSNIRLLPVMAENLLYDMDSTTGSSSSDSEYPPRNRPQASLVKNQDTSASSSDVASRRKENSEQKSGCGSLMKQTDRWQKSRPVSPLKEKSMNEDLGPISKPMKLLSAGGDLKTRRRAQTGSNAAASQKRWV; from the exons atggAAGACGACCATGAGAGCGGATTTAGCGCCCCGTTATCTATTGTTTCTCTGACTCCATTCTCGCCCTCCCCGCGCCGGCTCTCGACCCATTTTACCAAGCCAAACCGGCCCGTGCGAGCCGCGAGACAGCTCGCATGGGTGTCCCTCCAGGGCCGGCTCGTGGGCGCCGAAGAAGCCAGCTCGGCTACGACCATCGGCGGTGGGTTGAGCCCAGGTGAAGCCGTAGCTTGGGAACTGTTCAGCCCCATGCATCGGATTCTAGTGGTTGCTGTTGTAGCCGTTGCGGCCGCCAATTCGAAGAAGAACCGGCAGATTTTTCAGCTCATGAAATCAGTTGAACTTAGG GATCAGGTGCTTTTAAGCATGCAACAGAAGCTTGATAATTTGTGCGAGCAAGTGAATTATTTTAAGGATCAACCAGGAACTTGGGAGGACATGTCTTTCTCCAATAATGTTGATTTCCTGTTTAATGAACCAATTGCCTCTGAAAAAGTTAAAACAGTTGCCTGTGGCCACCGGCTTTCTGATCAGCATCAGGCAAACGATCAAATG GATAACTCAGTGGTCAGACGTTCGAGTGGTGATGATTTGTACAAGTATAAAAGCCGTCTATCTAATGTGGTACAACCAGATGAGCGTCGCATGTCTGATTTGTCGGATTGGGGTTCTAGTGTCACTTCCTGTGTTGATGGAAAG CTAAACACACTAGTGATTGGACAAGATATATACAATCTCAAGAAGGAATGTGAAGAAAAGGATGCCACCATAAAGGAGCTATCCACTTATCTACACTCATCTGAAGCTGCTGGTTCTAAG AGGATTGCAGAGTTGGAAGACATTGTCCGTACGAAGAACATGAGAATTACAAGACTGAAGAAGGACATGTTGGTCCTAGAACAGAAG TTAGTCCACTTGACAAGACTTCGGAGACCCTCTTTCACAAGCTCAAACATAAGGCTGCTACCAGTGATGGCAGAAAACCTCCTGTATGATATGGATAGCACCACCGGGTCTTCATCTTCTGATTCAGAATACCCTCCCAGAAACCGCCCACAAGCTTCTCTTGTCAAAAATCAAGATACTTCTGCTTCAAGTAGTGATGTTGCTTCGAGGAGGAAGGAAAATTCAGAACAGAAAAGTGGCTGTGGGTCCTTAATGAAACAAACAGACAGGTGGCAAAAATCCAGACCTGTAAGTCCtctgaaagaaaaatcaatgaaTGAGGATTTAGGACCCATTTCCAAACCAATGAAATTGCTATCAGCTGGTGGGGATCTTAAAACTAGGAGGAGAGCTCAAACTGGATCTAATGCTGCAGCCTCACAGAAGAGATGGGTTTA A
- the LOC131324557 gene encoding protein FAR1-RELATED SEQUENCE 4 produces MNSVVTAGNTNLEPQDDREFESNEVAYEFYKEYAKSVGFGTAKLSSRRSRASKEFIDAKFSCIRYGNKQQSDDAINPRPSPKIGCKASLHVKRRPNGKWYIHSFIKEHNHELLPAQAHFFRSHRNIDPLKNDAKVRRRKILAAVSKQYGAYQYNGSLENYIRNQRDKGRNLTLEEGDSQVLLELFVHMQEENPKFFYAVDLNEEHRLRNVFWVDAKGMDDYTNFGDVVSFDTTYFLNKYKIPLVLFVGVNHHIQPTLLGCALIADDTAFTFVWLLQTWCLSMGGRAPRVILTDQNSALKAAIAAVLPGTRHCFSLWHVAEKIPRQLDYLGQWLDTFTAKFRKCMCRSWTEEQFEKRWCKLLDRFNLREDEWMQYLYEDRKLWMPTFMRGISFAGLSTLSRSESLSSFFDKYVHEEICLREFIELYKVILEERYEEEAKADFDAWHETPELKSPSPFEKQMSLVYTHEIFKKFQVEVLGAAACHLKKEKEDESSITYSVKDFEDNQDFIVEWNESKSDISCSCRLFEYNGYLCRHAIVVLQMSGVFNIPLKYILQRWTNAATSRHAISNRLDEVQSKVRRYNDLCRRAIILGEEGSLSQESYKIALGAIKEALKQCACVNNSPRNDSIPSTSMTRPICGTEEENRDCATTSKERAPNLKMTKCKKASKRVESGKEKANDDNGANKRRKVHLELETVNVGPQSSFCQMALPTLRPTQLLDMVPANLPNVVPTMFSNIASMPFQNVASTHVPDSRLPH; encoded by the exons ATGAATTCCGTTGTTACTGCTGGGAATACAAACCTAGAGCCTCAAGATGATAGGGAATTTGAATCAAATGAGGTGGCATATGAATTCTATAAAGAATATGCCAAGTCTGTGGGGTTTGGAACTGCCAAATTGAGCAGTCGTCGTTCAAGGGCGTCGAAGGAATTTATTGATGCAAAATTTTCATGCATCAGATACGGAAACAAGCAGCAGTCTGATGATGCTATCAATCCACGGCCTTCACCAAAGATTGGTTGTAAAGCAAGCTTGCATGTGAAGAGAAGGCCAAATGGAAAATGGTATATTCATAGTTTCATAAAAGAGCATAATCACGAGCTTCTACCAGCCCAAGCCCATTTTTTCCGTAGCCACAGGAATATTGACCCACTAAAGAATGATGCTAAAGTACGAAGAAGGAAGATCCTGGCTGCAGTATCCAAACAGTATGGTGCCTATCAATATAATGGTTCTTTGGAGAATTATATCAGAAACCAACGTGATAAGGGCCGCAATTTGACCTTAGAAGAGGGAGATTCTCAAGTGTTGCTTGAACTTTTTGTGCATATGCAGGAAGAAAACCCTAAATTCTTCTATGCGGTAGACTTGAATGAAGAACATCGACTGAGAAATGTATTCTGGGTTGATGCCAAAGGCATGGATGATTATACCAACTTTGGCGATGTTGTTTCGTTTGATACTACATATTTTCTGAACAAGTATAAAATACCGCTAGTTCTATTTGTTGGAGTGAACCATCATATACAGCCAACATTGCTTGGGTGTGCATTAATTGCGGATGACACAGCATTCACATTTGTTTGGCTGTTGCAAACGTGGTGCTTATCGATGGGGGGACGGGCTCCACGAGTCATACTTACTGACCAGAACAGTGCTTTAAAAGCAGCTATTGCAGCAGTTCTTCCGGGAACACGCCATTGTTTCTCTCTTTGGCATGTAGCGGAAAAGATCCCTCGACAGCTCGATTATTTGGGTCAGTGGCTCGATACATTTACGGCCAAGTTTAGAAAATGTATGTGTAGGTCGTGGACCGAAGAACAATTTGAAAAGAGATGGTGCAAATTGCTGGACAGATTCAATCTGAGAGAGGATGAATGGATGCAATACTTGTACGAAGATCGTAAACTGTGGATGCCCACTTTTATGAGAGGTATATCTTTTGCTGGATTGTCTACACTATCCCGATCTGAAAGTTTGAGctctttttttgacaagtatGTCCATGAAGAAATTTGTTTGAGAGAGTTTATAGAACTATACAAAGTAATACTGGAAGAAAGGTATGAAGAGGAAGCCAAGGCAGATTTTGACGCATGGCATGAAACACCTGAGTTGAAGTCTCCGTCCCCTTTCGAAAAACAAATGTCGCTAGTATATACTCACGAGATTTTCAAGAAGTTTCAAGTTGAGGTTTTGGGAGCAGCTGCATGCCATcttaagaaagaaaaagaagatgaatcTTCAATTACATATTCTGTTAAAGACTTTGAAGATAATCAGGATTTCATAGTGGAATGGAATGAGTCCAAATCGGATATTAGTTGTTCGTGCCGTTTGTTTGAATACAACGGTTATCTGTGTAGACATGCTATTGTGGttctccaaatgtccggagttTTCAATATCCCATTGAAGTACATACTGCAAAGATGGACAAATGCTGCTACGAGCAGGCATGCCATTAGCAATAGATTGGATGAAGTGCAGTCGAAGGTCCGTCGGTACAATGATCTGTGTCGACGGGCTATAATTTTGGGTGAAGAAGGTTCGCTATCTCAAGAGAGTTACAAAATTGCACTAGGCGCCATAAAAGAAGCTCTGAAGCAATGTGCATGTGTGAATAACTCTCCCCGTAATGATTCAATACCGAGTACCTCAATGACTCGTCCAATTTGTGGCACTGAGGAGGAGAATCGAGATTGCGCCACCACATCAAAAGAGAGGGCGCCTAACCTTAAAATGACCAAGTGTAAAAAGGCTTCTAAGAGAGTGGAGTCTGGGAAAGAGAAGGCAAATGATGATAATGGCGCAAATAAACGAAGGAAG GTACATTTGGAGCTGGAAACTGTCAATGTTGGGCCTCAAAGCAGCTTCTGCCAAATG GCACTCCCTACCTTGAGGCCAACACAACTACTTGATATGGTGCCAGCAAATTTACCAAATGTGGTGCCAACTATGTTCAGTAACATTGCTTCAATGCCGTTTCAAAACGTGGCTTCGACTCATGTTCCCGACTCTCGACTTCCGCATTAG
- the LOC131315643 gene encoding uncharacterized protein LOC131315643: MKGFSCFNLLLALVVTGFLLYGCVLGKECTNSPTELSSHTVRSELLSSNNETWKEEMFSHYHLTPTDESTWSDLLPRKILREEDEFGWVMMYRKMKNPSGFGDVRGGSFLKEVSLHDVRLDPESTHGQAQETNLEYLLMLDVDSLVWSFRKTAGLVTPGKAYGGWEEPNGELRGHFVGHYMSASAQMWASTHNNTLEEKMSAVVSALSACQDEMGTGYLSAFPSELFDRFEAVKPVWAPYYTIHKIMAGLLDQYVLAGNAQALKMVTWMTDYFYNRVQNVIAKHSIERHWRSLNEETGGMNDVLYRLYAVTGDSKHLLLAHLFDKPCFLGLLAIKADDISDFHANTHIPIVIGSQMRYEVTGDSLYKEIGTYFMDIVNSSHSYATGGTSVGEFWSDPKRLASTLDTENEESCTTYNMLKVSRHLFRWTKEIAYAEYYERALTNGILGIQRGREPGVMIYMLPLGRGVSKAISYHGWGTKFDSFWCCYGTGIESFSKLGDSIYFEEEGNVPGIYIIQFISSSLNWKSGQILLNQKVEPAVAWNSLFQVSLTISSEEGSGLQSTLHFRIPLWSLSNGAKAVLNGQDLSLPSPGNFLSVTRKWSAGDKITLELPMSLRIEAIKDDRPEYASIQAILYGPYLLAGLTTGDWDIKTDSAASLSDWITPVPAAYNSHLISLSQESGNSAFVLSNFNHLLTMQKFPESGTDSSLRATFRLLLKDSNPTEFAEAKDFIGKSIMLEPFDFPGMVVTQKGKDESLSVADSANESVSVFRLVAGLDGKPGTVSLELESEEGCFVYSGVNYKAGLSIKLSCMSGSSDAEFEQAVSFVLNSGISEYHSISFVAKGVKRNFVLTPLFTLKDESYTVYFNIQS, from the exons ATGAAGGGTTTCAGTTGTTTCAATTTGCTGCTTGCTTTAGTTGTTACTGGATTTCTGTTGTATGGCTGTGTGTTGGGTAAGGAGTGTACCAATAGCCCTACTGAGTTATCTTCGCATACCGTTCGATCCGAGCTATTATCTTCGAATAACGAGACATGGAAAGAAGAGATGTTTTCGCACTACCATTTGACTCCCACCGATGAATCCACATGGTCGGATTTGCTCCCTAGGAAGATCTTGAGGGAGGAGGATGAGTTCGGTTGGGTTATGATGTATAGGAAAATGAAGAATCCGAGTGGGTTCGGTGATGTTCGAGGGGGGAGTTTCCTCAAGGAGGTCTCCCTTCATGATGTGAGGTTGGACCCTGAGTCAACACATGGGCAGGCTCAGGAAACCAATTTGGAGTACCTTTTGATGTTGGATGTGGATAGCTTGGTTTGGAGCTTCAGGAAGACGGCTGGTTTGGTGACACCTGGAAAGGCTTATGGAGGTTGGGAGGAACCAAATGGTGAACTTAGGGGTCATTTTGTAG GGCATTACATGAGTGCCTCGGCACAGATGTGGGCTAGCACTCACAACAATACTCTCGAAGAGAAAATGTCTGCTGTTGTTTCTGCTTTATCTGCCTGTCAAGATGAAATGGGTACAGGATATCTTTCTGCTTTCCCATCTGAGCTATTTGATCGTTTTGAAGCTGTAAAACCTGTTTGGGCACCATATTACACCATTCACAAG ATAATGGCAGGCCTTTTAGATCAATACGTTTTGGCTGGTAATGCTCAAGCTTTGAAGATGGTAACATGGATGACTGACTACTTCTACAACCGTGTGCAAAATGTGATAGCAAAGCACAGTATTGAAAGGCACTGGCGATCGTTGAATGAGGAAACTGGTGGCATGAATGATGTTCTTTATAGGTTGTATGCAGTTACG GGAGATTCGAAGCATTTATTGTTAGCTCATCTTTTTGATAAACCCTGCTTTCTAGGATTGCTTGCAATAAAG GCTGATGATATTTCTGATTTTCATGCCAATACTCATATACCAATTGTTATTGGATCTCAAATGCGTTATGAAGTTACTGGTGATTCACTTTACAAG GAAATAGGGACCTACTTCATGGATATTGTTAATTCTTCCCACAGCTATGCGACAGGAGGCACATCAGTCGGCGAGTTCTG GTCAGACCCAAAGCGACTAGCAAGCACTCTAGACACTGAGAATGAAGAGTCCTGTACAACTTATAACATGCTAAAG GTTTCCCGCCACTTGTTTCGATGGACCAAAGAAATAGCATATGCAGAGTACTATGAGAGGGCCCTGACGAATGGTATACTGGGCATCCAAAGGGGAAGAGAGCCCGGAGTGATGATCTACATGCTCCCACTAGGCCGTGGCGTTTCCAAGGCCATAAGTTACCATGGATGGGGAACGAAGTTTGATTCCTTTTGGTGCTGCTATGGGACAG GAATTGAGTCATTCTCAAAATTGGGAGATTCAATATACTTTGAAGAAGAGGGCAATGTTCCAGGGATTTACATCATCCAGTTCATATCGAGCTCACTTAATTGGAAATCTGGGCAAATTCTTCTAAATCAGAAAGTAGAGCCTGCTGTTGCATGGAATTCTCTCTTTCAAGTGTCCTTGACAATTTCGTCGGAG GAAGGGTCCGGTCTGCAATCTACCTTGCATTTTCGTATACCGCTGTGGTCATTATCGAATGGTGCAAAGGCGGTATTAAATGGTCAGGATTTGTCTCTACCAAGTCCAG GTAACTTCTTATCAGTCACTAGAAAATGGAGCGCTGGTGACAAAATAACTCTCGAACTGCCAATGAGTCTAAGAATCGAGGCCATAAAAG ACGACCGGCCAGAGTATGCTTCAATTCAGGCAATTCTTTATGGCCCCTACCTTCTTGCTGGTCTTACCACTGGAGACTGGGACATTAAAACAGATTCAGCTGCTTCCCTTTCAGACTGGATAACTCCAGTTCCTGCTGCTTACAATTCCCATCTGATTTCCCTTTCCCAAGAATCAGGAAATTCGGCATTCGTCCTCTCCAACTTCAACCACTTACTTACAATGCAGAAGTTCCCTGAATCAGGCACTGATTCGTCTCTACGTGCCACTTTTAGACTTCTTTTAAAAGACTCAAATCCCACAGAATTTGCAGAAGCAAAAGACTTTATTGGGAAATCGATCATGCTCGAACCCTTTGATTTTCCTGGTATGGTCGTTACCCAAAAAGGGAAAGATGAAAGTCTTTCTGTTGCAGATTCTGCTAATGAAAGCGTTTCTGTTTTCCGTTTGGTTGCTGGATTAGATGGGAAACCCGGGACGGTTTCCTTGGAATTGGAAAGCGAGGAGGGTTGCTTTGTGTACAGTGGTGTAAATTATAAAGCAGGTTTAAGCATCAAGCTCAGCTGCATGTCTGGATCATCTGATGCTGAATTTGAACAGGCAGTGAGTTTTGTTCTGAATAGTGGGATTAGCGAATACCATTCGATCAGTTTCGTGGCCAAAGGGGtgaaaaggaattttgttctcaCTCCTTTGTTTACCTTGAAGGATGAATCTTATACTGTGTATTTTAACATTCAATCTTGA